GTGGCATTGTCCATGCACGGCAAATCATCCAATATCAACGATGCGTTGTGTATCAGTTCAACCGCGCAAGCACAGGGCATCGCGCGTTCCAAGGGTAGTTCCACCAGTTCGCTGGTGGCCATGCTGAGAATGGGACGCAACCGTTTGCCACTGCCCAAAACCGCGTGCCGCATGGCGGCATGGACGCTTTGCGGCGCCCGGGTGACAGGCGGCAACACTTGGTCAAGCGCCTTGTCAATAAGCACCCGGCGCGCTTCCAAATATGCGTGAAAATCCGTTCGGGTCATGTCATGGCCAAAGCGGCGTCGCCGCACTGTTTCAGTCAAGGTTTTTACTTTGTCGCTCGCGACTTCCATGCGCTACGCGTGGAAGTTTCGAATCAAGAAACCACGTCCCCACGGAACGCCTAAACGAGTTCAACGGCCAGCCAACCGCCGTAGTCGGCCGGTTCGCCGGTTTCCTCGGCATAAAAAATCCGCCGCGCAACAAACTCGAGTTCACCCGCGGATGTTTCGAGAACATATTCATCGCGATCCCGCGTTTCAAAAACGGTTACACGCTGTCCTTGGGCGAGAACTTCGATGGATACGGCGCCGCAGGCAGGATAGCAATTCACACTGACGACCCGCAACCTTCCGGCGTTTACCCTCAACCGCGCGCGTGCGGAGATGGGACGCAGTCCATTGCATTCCGCGTACCAGCCGTTTTCAGGAAATTCGACACCCCGGAAAAACAGGCGATCTTTCCGAATCAGAGGCCAAAACCGGCAACGCGACTGGCCCGCGCGCCAACGCCGCATGCGTTCCCTCGCGGCGCTTGGCGCATAGGTTATGGCCGCGCCCCAAGCACGCATGTGCGCCATGGCGCGCCACCAGGCGCCATCGAGCAGGGCCCGTCCTATCGCGCGCATTTCGCCCACCAGAAACGCCAATTTGACGATTGGCCAGCGCGACAAGGGAAAGTTGCGCATAATCACATACGCCCGGTTGCGCGTGTTCAGGTAATACTTTCGTTTCGCCGCGCCGCCCTTGCCCATGGTCGCGCTGAATTTATGCCGCACCCGGGCCGAGGGGCAGGTCAGCACCTGGTACCCCGCATTCCAGATCCGCAAGCCCAGATCGAGATCGTCAAGATAAATATCGAAATCCACGGGAAGAACCCCTGCCTTGCGCAGGGCCTCCACGCGGAAAAAAGCCGCCCCGCCGCAGGCCGCCAACACCGGTACCACCTCGTCCCACCGCGGACCATCCAATCGCCCAATCCCACGATCCCATGATGAAGCGATAATCGAGCATTCCACGCCTATCGAATTGAGAATCGCCGGATTGTCATACATCAGCATCTTCGGCGCAAGAGCGCCCGCTTCGGGATGCGCCTCGGCCATCGCCACCAGATTGGCGACGGCGCCGGGCTCTGTGGCGGTATCGTTGTTCAACAGGAAAATAT
The sequence above is drawn from the Candidatus Hydrogenedentota bacterium genome and encodes:
- a CDS encoding glycosyltransferase family 2 protein, translated to MRQPLTYVLVINWNGIGHLAECFDSLLAGSYPKTRFVLIDNASTDGSVAFVRERYGNDPRVDILELPENVGWSRGNNAGIEFAMKAGADYIFLLNNDTATEPGAVANLVAMAEAHPEAGALAPKMLMYDNPAILNSIGVECSIIASSWDRGIGRLDGPRWDEVVPVLAACGGAAFFRVEALRKAGVLPVDFDIYLDDLDLGLRIWNAGYQVLTCPSARVRHKFSATMGKGGAAKRKYYLNTRNRAYVIMRNFPLSRWPIVKLAFLVGEMRAIGRALLDGAWWRAMAHMRAWGAAITYAPSAARERMRRWRAGQSRCRFWPLIRKDRLFFRGVEFPENGWYAECNGLRPISARARLRVNAGRLRVVSVNCYPACGAVSIEVLAQGQRVTVFETRDRDEYVLETSAGELEFVARRIFYAEETGEPADYGGWLAVELV